A section of the Myxocyprinus asiaticus isolate MX2 ecotype Aquarium Trade chromosome 40, UBuf_Myxa_2, whole genome shotgun sequence genome encodes:
- the LOC127430957 gene encoding C-C chemokine receptor type 2-like encodes MNISSEISPTDESNSSDYLFFNDTEVGTQISVVYIISVLLGFPTNSYVIWLIVTGTGNGLAAEFFSLNLSVCEILLCLNSFLHLLPEKGPNLIYVILVTQGLGNTGRLLFQCVICFERYLAVIRPVTFLKFKPLRYRVICSVIVWVATFGCCVVIFVLFISFRNLFLGFILAVFIPILSIQLFCLSAVLRALKKSAPGERGREREEKKHMKRRAFYIILIITVTMVIIYAPFVISLLLFWNSTENTGVVIYWLAKVYNTAASHVVPVATALEIPEVPALVVPEVPLLPAPVIPEVPPTEAPLFLSPESHAALPSRELPFCLPLTLHESPAAMPGPSLESPALPLPLPESPTFPWLSQIPCLAIALLVSSLPASTPIVSCKPIGTPVASSLPAHLCLYFPLWSLLSLDPL; translated from the exons ATGAACATCTCCAGTGAGATCTCCCCCACTGATGAATCAAATTCTTCGGATTACTTATTTTTCAATGACACAGAGGTGGGAACTCAAATCTCAGTGGTTTACATCATCAGCGTGCTGCTGGGTTTTCCTACCAACTCCTATGTGATATGGCTTATTGTAACAGGAACAGGGAATGGACTTGCTGCAGAGTTCTTCAGTCTCAACCTCTCAGTCTGTGAGATCCTTTTATGTCTGAACTCTTTCTTGCATCTTCTCCCTGAAAAAGGTCCAAATctgatttatgttattttagtTACACAAGGACTGGGCAACACTGGTCGTCTTCTGTTTCAGTGTGTGATCTGTTTTGAGCGTTATTTGGCAGTGATTCGTCCTGTAACATTTCTGAAGTTCAAACCCCTCAGATACAGAGTGATCTGTTCTGTTATTGTCTGGGTGGCAACTTTTGGCTGCTGTGTGGTCATTTTTGTGCTTTTCATCTCATTCCGCAATTTGTTCCTTGGTTTCATCTTGGCAGTGTTCATCCCTATCCTCTCCATTCAGTTGTTTTGCCTTTCAGCtgttctcagagctctgaagaAGTCAGCACcaggagagagggggagagagagagaagagaaaaaacaCATGAAGAGAAGAGCATTTTATATCATTCTAATAATCACTGTGACCATGGTTATCATATATGCTCCATTTGTTATTTCCTTACTCCTCTTTTGGAATTCAACAGAAAATACTGGTGTGGTCATTTAT TGGCTCGCCAAGGTTTACAATACTGCAGCTTCCCATGTGGTCCCAGTCGCTACTGCTCTGGAGATCCCAGAGGTCCCTGCTCTGGTCGTCCCAGAGGTCCCTCTGCTCCCTGCTCCTGTGATCCCGGAGGTCCCTCCTACAGAGGCTCCTCTGTTCCTTTCACCTGAGTCTCATGCTGCTTTGCCCTCTAGAGAGCTCCCTTTTTGTTTGCCCTTGACCTTGCATGAGTCCCCAGCTGCCATGCCAGGGCCCTCGCTTGAGTCACCTGCTTTGCCATTGCCCTTGCCTGAATCCCCTACTTTTCCATGGCTTTCCCAAATCCCCTGCCTTGCCATTGCCCTACTGGTCTCCAGCCTGCCTGCCAGCACTCCCATTGTCTCCTGTAAGCCCATTGGCACTCCTGTGGCCTCCAGCCTGCCTGCCCACCTGTGCCTCTATTTCCCCTTGTGGTCTCTGCTCTCTCTTGATCCCCTGTGA
- the LOC127430958 gene encoding chemokine XC receptor 1-like, which yields MNISSEISPTDQSNSSSYTIFNATVDIHLYEYTWIYATSVLLGLPTNFYVIWLIVTGNGLATEFFSLNLFVSEILLSLNSLLNLLNKEFEIHKIVGAFLIGLAITGRPLFQCLICVERYLAVVHPVTFLKFKPLRYRVICSGIVWVTTVGSCLVIIMALELFLSKLFVGFILAQFFALLSVQLFCCLAVLRALKQSGPGERGREKLEENHMKRRASNLILTITVTMVIIYAPCSITTILSFTSTQNIDILLSLSEACFTLAGLMLPVLFLLRVGKLPFIKRQ from the coding sequence ATGAACATCTCCAGTGAGATCTCCCCTACTGATCAATCAAACTCTTCCAGCTACACAATTTTCAATGCAACTGTGGACATTCATCTTTATGAATACACATGGATTTATGCCACCAGCGTGCTGTTGGGTCTCCCAACCAACTTCTATGTTATATGGCTTATTGTAACAGGCAATGGACTTGCAACAGAGTTCTTCAGTCTCAACCTATTTGTCAGCGAGATCCTATTAAGTCTGAACTCTCTCTTGAATCTTCTCAACAAAGAATTTGAAATTCACAAGATAGTTGGGGCTTTTTTAATAGGACTTGCCATCACTGGTCGTCCTCTGTTTCAGTGTCTGATCTGTGTTGAGCGTTACCTGGCAGTGGTTCATCCTGTGACATTTCTGAAGTTCAAACCTCTCAGATacagagtcatttgttctggtATTGTTTGGGTGACAACTGTCGGCTCCTGTTTGGTCATTATTATGGCTTTAGAGTTGTTCCTATCAAAGTTATTTGTTGGTTTCATATTGGCACAGTTCTTTGCCCTCCTCTCTGTACAGTTGTTCTGCTGTTTGGCtgttctcagagctctgaagcagtcAGGaccaggagagagagggagagagaaattggaAGAAAACCACATGAAAAGAAGAGCCTCTAATTTAATTCTAACAATTACTGTGACCATGGTTATCATATATGCTCCATGTAGTATTACAACAATCCTTTCTTTTACTTCAACACAAAATATTGACATACTCTTGTCTCTAAGTGAGGCTTGTTTTACATTGGCTGGTTTGATGCTGCCAGTTCTGTTTCTACTGCGGGTGGGAAAACTGCCCTTTATCAAACGTCAATAA
- the LOC127430790 gene encoding caspase-7-like has protein sequence MNSFASEDHRDSKKPCVFEPYKKHKKIGKCLIINNFGSPHLHRVGCSTDENLLYSTFQSLGFHVQVEKNLTADQMVDALTKVSKDNHTDMSCFVCVLMSHGAEGKVLGSDQHSVPIKTLTSTMTSDLCPSLQGKPKLFFLQACRGKEGDPVDETDSPEGEFMSDVPEVDFLCCYSTVEGYFSWRNPDMGSVFIRQLCKMLMDSHLEIIQILIRVNQHVANYFQSYTTELEMHGKKQMQCIASRLTKDFYLRACEKK, from the exons ATGAACTCCTTTGCTTCTGAAGATCACAG AGATTCCAAGAAGCCCTGTGTGTTTGAGCCCTATAAGAAACATAAAAAGATAGGCAAATGTCTAATCATCAATAATTTCG GATCTCCACATTTGCACAGAGTGGGCTGTTCAACAGATGAAAATCTATTGTACAGTACGTTCCAATCATTGGGCTTTCATGTACAGGTGGAAAAAAACCTGACAGCTGATCAAATGGTTGACGCACTGACAAAAG TGTCCAAGGATAACCACACAGACATGTCCTGCTTTGTGTGTGTACTGATGAGCCACGGAGCGGAAGGTAAAGTTCTTGGATCTGATCAGCATTCGGTCCCTATCAAAACTCTAACCTCTACCATGACCTCTGATCTCTGCCCTAGTCTGCAGGGCAAGCCGAAACTCTTCTTCCTACAG GCCTGCAGGGGGAAGGAAGGTGACCCTGTTGATGAGACAGACAGTCCAGAGGGGGAATTTATGTCAGATGTTCCGGAGGTGGATTTTCTCTGCTGTTATTCAACAGTGGAAG GGTATTTCTCATGGAGAAATCCAGATATGGGTTCAGTATTTATCCGTCAGCTCTGCAAGATGTTAATGGACAGTCATCTAGAGATTATTCAGATTCTGATAAGAGTAAACCAACATGTGGCTAATTACTTCCAGTCTTACACCACAGAACTGGAAATGCATGGGAAGAAACAAATGCAATGCATAGCCTCCAGACTTACCAAGGATTTTTACCTTCgtgcatgtgaaaaaaaataa